One genomic window of Caenorhabditis elegans chromosome I includes the following:
- the moag-4 gene encoding Modifier of protein aggregation 4 (Confirmed by transcript evidence), with protein MTRGNQRDLAREKNQKKLADQKKRQGASGQDGNAGLSMDARMNRDADVMRIKQEKAAAKKEAEAAAAAANAKKVAKVDPLKM; from the exons ATGACTCGTGGAAATCAAAGAGATCTGGCTCGTGAGAAGAACCAAAAGAAACTGGCCGATCAAAAGAAGCGCCAGGGAGCCTCTGGACAAGACGGAAATGCT GGTCTATCGATGGATGCTCGCATGAATCGCGACGCTGACGTCATGCGTATCAAGCAGGAGAAAGCGGCAGCCAAGAAAGAAGCCGAAGCCGCTGCAGCTGCTGCAAACGCAAAGAAGGTCGCCAAAGTGGACCCATTGAAGATGTGA